Proteins found in one Choloepus didactylus isolate mChoDid1 chromosome 3, mChoDid1.pri, whole genome shotgun sequence genomic segment:
- the LOC119530353 gene encoding bone sialoprotein 2, translated as MKTALILLSLLGMVCAFSMKNLHQRAKVEDSEENGVFKYRPRYYLYKHAYFYPPLKRFPVQGNSDSSEENGNGDSSEEEEEEEETSNEEGNNENSDENEDEESEAENTTLSTATPGYGDETTPARGDVGFAAIQFPKKAGNLGNKATKSEESDEEEEEEENENEENEAEVDENEQGINSTSTNSTEVENGNGSSGGDNEEGETEDDAEGTTTTGGQDNGGSETTTLPDGGFARTTPRQEIYGTTNPPYRKTTTGYEEYEPTDTNGYEDDYEVYDNEKGGTRGDNYRVYEDEYSYYKGQGYYSHNYY; from the exons ATGAAGACTGCCTTAATTTTGCTTAGCCTTTTGGGAATGGTCTGTGCTTTCTCT ATGAAAAATTTACACCAGAGAGCCAAAGTAGAAGATTCTGAAGAAAATGGG GTCTTTAAGTACAGGCCACGATATTATCTTTACAAGCATGCCTACTTTTATCCTCCTCTAAAACGATTTCCGGTTCAG GGCAATAGTGACTcatctgaagaaaatggaaatggtgatagttcagaagaggaagaggaagaagag GAGACTTCGAATGAAGAAGGAAACAATGAAAATTCTGATGAAAATGaagatgaagaatctgaggccGAGAACACAACACTTTCTACGGCAACCCCTGGGTATGGAGACGAGACCACACCTGCAAGGGGGGATGTAGGTTTCGCTGCAATCCAGTTTCCCAAGAAG GCTGGGAATCTAGGAAACAAAGCCACAAAAAGCGAGGAAAgtgatgaagaagaagaagaggaagagaatgaaaatgaagaaaatgaagctgaAGTGGATGAAAATGAGCAAGGCATAAACAGCACCAGCACCAACAGCACTGAAGTAGAAAATGGCAATGGCAGCAGTGGTGGGGACAATGAAGAAGGTGAAACTGAAGACGACGCAGAAGGGACCACAACGACTGGAGGACAGGACAATGGCGGCTCTGAGACAACAACTTTGCCAGATGGTGGGTTTGCACGTACAACCCCACGACAGGAGATCTACGGGACCACCAACCCACCATATAGGAAAACCACTACTGGATACGAGGAGTATGAACCAACAGACACCAATGGATATGAGGATGACTATGAAGTCTACGATAATGAGAAAGGGGGGACTCGTGGGGACAATTACCGAGTTTACGAGGATGAGTACAGCTACTACAAAGGGCAAGGCTATTATAGTCATAATTACTACTAG